One window of the Archangium primigenium genome contains the following:
- a CDS encoding glycoside hydrolase family 43 protein, giving the protein MRSRPSWKSLSLVSVLPLLGCAGAEDMSPGAEPVPASVQAPLAASGYERALVVSGMADPEVYKENDDLFFLTGTGNSRMLPIYETNDLTTFRFKLDYNPSTVDPTYDYCLLWAPDLNKLNGVYALTFSAQRVPNGAACPASGQEVTTFRATAPDLNLRFGVPQLINPNTTLPRSLITTGCVKEGCNRTIRIDAATYNDPSGSWLYYVWFDRGNNISAINTAAPATVYNVAGPALQSIPAHEETINEAPEIFQRNGIYYLLFSHGWFNSQYAMSYIMADSLPQLTRARAVRRLSQPMRNAAGQLVQTHGHNAIVERRGEYFNFFHQGVFQPAGTFTSRNTYKQRVAFKPDGTMHSLNQINIRWNQKAGYSYSLDLVLRDGSVVGPCLDVNRLGTSNKVTFDGVCASASSRLVNKGDIAALRIYYSNNNTWGPSVETAYDGFSDDVFVALPGGVTPFVDLTWNEKQTGAQYSIDVQRKDTGAWIGPCIGVGSVDRALAWTYGGRCTTPGIDVAPSNISSFRICSAVNGDWSRATCGGAAYNGQAMHVPVVIP; this is encoded by the coding sequence ATGCGTTCGAGACCCTCTTGGAAGTCCCTCTCCCTCGTCTCCGTCCTGCCGCTGCTCGGCTGCGCGGGCGCGGAGGACATGAGCCCTGGCGCGGAGCCGGTGCCCGCGTCCGTCCAGGCGCCCCTGGCCGCCAGTGGGTACGAGCGGGCCCTGGTCGTGTCGGGCATGGCCGACCCCGAGGTCTACAAGGAGAACGACGATCTCTTCTTCCTCACGGGCACGGGCAACTCGCGGATGCTGCCCATCTACGAGACGAACGACCTGACGACGTTCCGCTTCAAGCTGGACTACAACCCCTCGACGGTCGATCCCACCTACGACTACTGCCTGCTGTGGGCGCCGGACCTCAACAAGCTCAACGGCGTGTACGCGCTGACGTTCTCGGCCCAGCGCGTGCCCAACGGCGCGGCCTGCCCCGCGTCCGGCCAGGAGGTGACGACCTTCCGCGCCACGGCGCCCGACCTCAACCTGCGCTTTGGCGTGCCCCAGCTCATCAACCCCAACACCACCCTGCCGCGCAGCTTGATCACCACCGGGTGCGTGAAGGAGGGGTGCAACCGGACCATCCGCATCGACGCCGCCACGTACAATGATCCGTCCGGCTCGTGGCTCTATTACGTGTGGTTCGACCGGGGCAACAACATCTCCGCCATCAACACCGCAGCGCCCGCCACCGTCTACAACGTCGCCGGCCCGGCGCTCCAGTCCATCCCCGCGCACGAGGAGACCATCAACGAGGCGCCGGAGATCTTCCAGCGCAACGGCATCTACTACCTGCTCTTCAGCCACGGCTGGTTCAACAGCCAGTACGCCATGAGCTACATCATGGCGGACTCGCTGCCGCAGCTCACCCGGGCGCGCGCCGTGCGCCGCCTGTCCCAGCCCATGCGCAACGCCGCCGGCCAGCTCGTGCAGACCCACGGCCACAACGCGATCGTCGAGCGCCGGGGCGAGTACTTCAACTTCTTCCACCAGGGCGTGTTCCAGCCCGCCGGCACCTTCACCTCGCGCAACACCTACAAGCAGCGCGTGGCCTTCAAGCCGGACGGCACGATGCACTCGCTCAACCAGATCAACATCCGCTGGAACCAGAAGGCGGGCTACAGCTACTCGCTGGACCTGGTGCTGCGCGACGGCTCGGTGGTGGGCCCCTGCCTGGACGTGAACCGCCTGGGCACGTCCAACAAGGTCACCTTCGACGGCGTGTGCGCGAGCGCGAGCAGCCGCCTGGTGAACAAGGGAGACATCGCCGCCCTGCGCATCTACTACTCGAACAACAACACCTGGGGCCCCTCGGTGGAGACGGCCTATGACGGCTTCTCCGACGACGTCTTCGTGGCGCTGCCCGGCGGCGTGACGCCCTTCGTGGACCTGACCTGGAACGAGAAGCAGACGGGCGCCCAGTACTCCATCGACGTGCAGCGCAAGGACACGGGCGCCTGGATTGGCCCCTGCATCGGCGTGGGCTCGGTGGACCGCGCCCTGGCGTGGACCTACGGCGGCCGCTGCACCACGCCGGGCATCGACGTGGCCCCGTCCAACATCTCCTCCTTCCGCATCTGCTCGGCGGTGAACGGGGACTGGAGCCGCGCCACCTGCGGCGGCGCGGCCTACAACGGCCAGGCCATGCACGTGCCCGTCGTCATCCCCTGA
- a CDS encoding methionyl-tRNA formyltransferase, which produces MTSVSAQGWRIALLTVSTDVVRGFHQVLSERGHELVALVLPPGADGARPRHPSVWNLMMSALQAVPPGTDVLIASRRDRLAPLLAATKPDLILSFFFPWRIPPEALAVAPLGAVNVHPSLLPRHRGPNPLGWTLRNREPELGMTLHRMDANFDTGPVLVQGSRPVRDEDSAEDVVRGALELAAELLPDALSRVQWGDVGETQPGPGASYAGMFEDAWREVDWNAPAREVHLRVRACAVAAWKGRPHVAFATLEGQRVRVQRTRLAQESSDASAAPGTVLERQGDLRLVRCADAPLWVTLLPLDED; this is translated from the coding sequence ATGACTTCCGTCTCGGCGCAGGGTTGGCGCATCGCGTTGCTCACGGTGTCCACGGACGTGGTGCGCGGCTTCCATCAGGTCTTGAGCGAGCGGGGCCATGAGCTCGTGGCGCTCGTGCTGCCCCCGGGAGCGGACGGCGCGCGGCCCCGGCACCCCTCGGTCTGGAACCTGATGATGAGCGCGCTCCAGGCCGTGCCCCCGGGCACCGACGTGCTGATCGCCAGCCGACGCGACCGGCTCGCGCCCCTGCTGGCCGCGACGAAGCCGGATTTGATCCTCAGCTTCTTCTTCCCGTGGCGCATCCCCCCGGAGGCGCTCGCCGTGGCGCCCCTGGGCGCCGTCAACGTCCACCCCTCCCTGCTGCCCCGTCACCGGGGGCCCAACCCCCTGGGCTGGACGCTGCGCAACCGCGAGCCGGAGCTGGGCATGACGCTGCACCGCATGGACGCGAACTTCGACACCGGCCCGGTGCTCGTCCAGGGGTCGCGGCCCGTGCGGGACGAGGACAGCGCGGAGGACGTGGTGCGCGGCGCCCTGGAGCTGGCCGCGGAGCTGCTGCCAGACGCGCTCTCGCGCGTGCAGTGGGGAGACGTGGGCGAGACCCAGCCCGGCCCCGGCGCCAGCTACGCGGGCATGTTCGAAGATGCCTGGCGGGAGGTGGACTGGAACGCCCCCGCGCGCGAGGTGCACCTGCGGGTGCGCGCCTGCGCCGTGGCCGCCTGGAAGGGCAGGCCCCACGTCGCGTTCGCCACCCTCGAGGGCCAACGGGTGCGGGTCCAACGCACCCGCCTCGCCCAGGAGTCCTCGGACGCGTCCGCCGCGCCGGGCACGGTGCTGGAGCGGCAGGGAGACCTGCGACTCGTGCGGTGCGCGGACGCGCCGCTCTGGGTGACGCTCCTGCCCCTGGACGAGGACTGA
- a CDS encoding family 10 glycosylhydrolase: MNKPLLSTALLWLATACGTPSLPSVEPQPPSEADAGVPGPGEPDSGTPGQEAPEKVTVTHAREMRGVWVATISRLDWPPSTTLTPEQGRASLDALVEGLAGMGFNALFFQVRPESDALYASTLEPWSRFLTGTQGTGPGWDPLEYLLHTAHARGLEVHAWVNPYRALASPSVVAAPGHVTKRLPEHAVTYNNAVVMNPGEPAVRRHVLAVVKDVLDHYDVDGLHFDDYFYPYPDASSTPFPDDATYARYQEGGGTLDKGDWRRDNVNTLVREVMALIRAEHPSVRFGLSPFGIWKSGEPVPGLDAYSAISCDAVTWMKEGWIDYLAPQLYWRESSRQSYSVLARWWAERPKGGVHLFPGHAVHNLSAQNWPLSELADQVAFTRSLRDRDALGDLHFRARFLLDDVQGVKGLLRDELYARPALPPVLPREGAAVAPPVPFVVREGHQVHVTNPQPLLARFHLLYRERAPGEWELARVVGGARATFELTPGTWAVSDVGRGGAESQGVRVSVP; this comes from the coding sequence GTGAACAAGCCCCTTTTGAGCACCGCGCTGCTGTGGCTCGCCACCGCCTGTGGCACGCCGTCCCTTCCCTCCGTGGAGCCCCAGCCCCCGTCCGAGGCCGACGCGGGGGTGCCTGGCCCGGGTGAGCCCGACAGCGGCACGCCCGGCCAGGAGGCGCCCGAGAAGGTCACGGTCACCCATGCCCGCGAGATGCGCGGCGTCTGGGTGGCCACCATCTCCCGGCTGGATTGGCCTCCCTCCACGACCCTGACACCCGAGCAGGGTCGGGCCTCGCTCGACGCCCTGGTGGAGGGTCTGGCCGGGATGGGCTTCAACGCGCTCTTCTTCCAGGTACGGCCCGAGTCGGATGCGCTCTATGCCTCCACGCTGGAGCCCTGGAGCCGGTTCCTCACCGGGACGCAGGGCACCGGGCCGGGGTGGGATCCCCTGGAGTACCTGCTGCACACGGCCCACGCGCGGGGTCTGGAGGTGCACGCCTGGGTCAACCCCTACCGAGCCCTGGCCTCCCCGTCGGTGGTGGCCGCGCCGGGCCACGTGACGAAGCGGCTGCCGGAGCACGCGGTGACGTACAACAACGCGGTGGTGATGAACCCGGGCGAGCCCGCGGTGCGGCGGCACGTGCTGGCGGTGGTGAAGGACGTCCTCGACCACTACGACGTGGATGGCCTGCACTTCGACGACTACTTCTACCCCTACCCGGACGCCTCCAGCACGCCCTTCCCAGACGACGCCACGTACGCGCGCTACCAGGAGGGCGGCGGCACGCTCGACAAGGGCGACTGGCGCCGGGACAACGTCAACACCCTGGTGCGCGAGGTGATGGCGCTCATCCGCGCCGAGCACCCGTCCGTGCGCTTCGGTCTGTCCCCCTTCGGCATCTGGAAGAGCGGCGAGCCGGTGCCGGGGCTGGATGCCTACAGCGCCATCTCCTGCGACGCGGTGACGTGGATGAAGGAGGGGTGGATCGACTACCTCGCGCCGCAGCTCTACTGGCGCGAGTCCTCCCGGCAGTCCTACTCGGTGCTGGCCCGCTGGTGGGCGGAGCGGCCCAAGGGCGGCGTGCACCTGTTCCCCGGCCACGCGGTGCACAACCTGTCCGCGCAGAACTGGCCCCTGTCGGAGCTGGCGGATCAGGTGGCCTTCACCCGCTCGCTGCGCGACCGCGACGCCCTGGGCGACTTGCACTTCCGCGCGCGCTTCCTCCTGGATGACGTCCAGGGCGTGAAGGGCCTCTTGCGCGACGAGCTGTATGCCCGGCCCGCGCTCCCGCCCGTGCTGCCCCGGGAGGGCGCGGCGGTGGCGCCCCCCGTGCCCTTCGTCGTGCGCGAGGGCCACCAGGTGCACGTCACCAACCCCCAGCCCCTGCTCGCGCGCTTCCACCTGCTCTACCGCGAGCGCGCCCCCGGGGAGTGGGAGCTCGCGCGCGTGGTGGGCGGGGCCCGGGCCACGTTCGAGCTGACGCCGGGCACCTGGGCCGTGAGCGACGTGGGCCGGGGCGGCGCGGAGAGCCAGGGCGTGCGCGTCTCCGTGCCGTGA
- a CDS encoding ferritin-like domain-containing protein, translating into MTASRLRPLFTRTLRATLASPLLLAGCDGEGTENLTGYAAPACEDHQLAVTGLSPARAVDFVQLRSVLEYGAPDVGPQQKVSSTGTACASASDPAACASALEALTARSGFGRSCSDICMSYYLATTQGDEVQAHDSLAALKTFLGPIDTPQEAVLLALANEYRVSCGAREYGAVKQVDAGTFHVIGTQGFACGAGTQVTQFVLEVSTTGEVKPVRSAVLARGSPGCAVGRRPEGLRESTPGSRAGALGLHFAQSAHLEAASILAFLRLREELVHHGADAALCDAALASAMDEVLHTDVSTRLARRFGAEPPRPEVAGRAPRPFMAMVLDNAVEGCTRETFGALVAHHQAAHAQDDEVRGALARIAEDETRHAELSWEIERWAWSRLSDTERAQVHAARRQAIAELREELARPVAPELVTHAGMPTPPVAQALLASLERELWA; encoded by the coding sequence ATGACCGCCTCCCGTCTGCGTCCCCTCTTCACCCGTACCCTGCGCGCCACGCTCGCCTCGCCCCTGCTGCTCGCGGGCTGCGATGGCGAGGGCACGGAGAATCTCACCGGCTACGCCGCCCCCGCCTGCGAGGACCACCAACTCGCGGTGACGGGCCTGTCCCCCGCTCGGGCCGTGGACTTCGTGCAACTGCGGAGCGTCCTCGAGTACGGCGCGCCGGACGTGGGCCCGCAGCAGAAGGTGTCCTCCACGGGAACGGCCTGCGCGAGCGCCAGCGACCCCGCGGCCTGCGCCTCCGCGCTCGAGGCGCTCACCGCCCGCTCGGGCTTCGGCAGGTCCTGCTCGGACATCTGCATGTCCTACTACCTGGCGACGACCCAGGGCGATGAGGTCCAGGCCCATGATTCCCTGGCGGCGCTCAAGACCTTCCTCGGCCCCATCGACACGCCGCAGGAGGCCGTGCTGCTCGCCCTGGCGAACGAGTACCGGGTGTCCTGCGGCGCGCGGGAGTACGGCGCGGTGAAGCAGGTGGACGCGGGCACCTTCCACGTCATCGGCACCCAGGGCTTCGCCTGCGGGGCGGGCACCCAGGTCACCCAGTTCGTGCTCGAGGTGTCCACGACGGGCGAGGTGAAGCCGGTGCGCAGCGCGGTGCTCGCCCGGGGCTCGCCGGGGTGCGCCGTGGGCCGACGGCCCGAGGGTCTGCGCGAGAGCACCCCGGGGTCTCGCGCGGGGGCGCTGGGGCTGCACTTCGCCCAGAGCGCGCACCTGGAAGCGGCCTCCATCCTGGCCTTCCTGCGCCTGCGCGAGGAGCTCGTCCATCACGGCGCGGACGCGGCCCTGTGCGACGCGGCGCTGGCGAGCGCCATGGACGAGGTGCTGCACACCGACGTGAGCACCCGGCTGGCGCGCCGCTTCGGTGCCGAGCCGCCCCGCCCCGAGGTGGCCGGGCGGGCGCCGCGTCCGTTCATGGCGATGGTGCTGGACAACGCCGTGGAGGGCTGCACGCGCGAGACGTTCGGCGCGCTCGTGGCCCACCACCAGGCGGCGCACGCGCAGGACGACGAGGTGCGGGGCGCCCTGGCGCGCATCGCCGAGGACGAGACGCGGCACGCCGAGCTGTCCTGGGAGATCGAGCGCTGGGCCTGGAGCCGGCTGTCGGACACGGAGCGCGCCCAGGTCCATGCCGCACGGCGTCAGGCCATCGCGGAGCTGCGGGAGGAGCTGGCGCGACCGGTGGCCCCCGAGCTCGTCACGCACGCGGGAATGCCCACGCCGCCAGTGGCCCAGGCCCTGCTCGCCTCGCTCGAGCGCGAACTCTGGGCGTGA
- a CDS encoding nucleotidyltransferase codes for MWSVREGLEKFIQSLELTPGQREEVNGQHTRLRECLRQRLGTTDFLSGSYSRNTAIRPLHDIDVFVVLGESSPGALTADAALKRLRQALHAEWPNKTLGILQQHSVHVGFSKSGLEFDVVPAFKVPGREAYQVPERETGQWVLSNPTLHQRLSTAANERSGKKLKPLLKVVKHWRRRRPELPVRSFHLEVLSYGAFTSAPKDYLEGLEKLFAHLAQGVMGPCPDPAGLGPPVDARMKLSQKESARQVLSSAARQVRLAREASVSEPAQAHARLKELFGDFYRDRG; via the coding sequence ATGTGGAGCGTGCGTGAGGGGCTGGAGAAGTTCATCCAATCCCTGGAGCTGACACCGGGGCAGCGGGAAGAGGTCAATGGTCAACATACCCGGCTGCGCGAGTGCCTGCGCCAGCGCCTGGGAACCACGGACTTCCTGTCCGGCTCCTACAGCCGCAACACCGCCATCCGGCCGCTGCACGACATCGACGTGTTCGTCGTGCTGGGGGAGTCGAGTCCCGGCGCGCTCACGGCGGATGCGGCGCTCAAGCGGTTGCGGCAGGCGCTGCACGCCGAGTGGCCCAACAAGACCCTGGGCATCCTCCAGCAGCACTCGGTGCACGTGGGCTTCTCCAAGAGCGGGCTCGAGTTCGATGTCGTGCCCGCCTTCAAGGTGCCCGGCCGCGAGGCCTACCAGGTGCCCGAGCGGGAGACGGGCCAGTGGGTGTTGTCCAACCCCACCCTCCACCAGCGGCTGAGCACCGCGGCCAACGAGCGCTCGGGCAAGAAGCTCAAGCCCCTGCTCAAGGTCGTCAAGCACTGGAGGAGGCGGCGCCCGGAGCTGCCCGTGCGCTCGTTCCATCTGGAGGTGCTGAGCTATGGGGCGTTCACCTCCGCCCCGAAGGACTACCTGGAGGGCTTGGAGAAGCTCTTCGCGCACCTGGCCCAGGGGGTGATGGGCCCCTGCCCGGATCCCGCGGGACTGGGGCCGCCCGTGGACGCGCGGATGAAGCTGTCGCAGAAGGAATCGGCGCGGCAGGTGCTGTCGAGCGCCGCCCGGCAGGTGCGGCTCGCCCGGGAGGCGAGTGTGTCCGAGCCCGCCCAGGCCCATGCGCGGCTCAAGGAGCTCTTCGGCGACTTCTACCGGGATCGCGGATGA
- a CDS encoding ferritin-like domain-containing protein, with protein sequence MNPSRLRQLFARTLRVTLAAPLVLTGCGIVDPVLTPPPTQQPPVEPVPEEGPGEDLTGYSTFECDKGRPAVRGLMPPTRPDVVELRGETSAPGAPPPSETRPVVSSEGTACETATDSQTCQSAFAALKGQPGFHRRCEALCGSYFLATTLGDTVTAYTSLEGLKSFLGRIDTPQEAVLVAFGQGLEPWCDGTLSHGAVRPNPDGTYNVVGTAGSTCGPGTQLDQIVVAVTPTGEVSELKRTLLQKGDPNCAVGRRPEGLHAAADVVCDSALGRYFAQAAHLEAASIQAFLRLHEELARHGADEDLRDAALASAMDEVMHTDVSTRLARRFGATPPPPRVETPVARGLFELALENVVEGCTRETYGALVAHYQALHARDEEVRGVMTRIAEDETRHAELSWAIDRWAHERLTDAERALLRDARRQAVETLREELAAPLDEALLTQAGMPPPEVAASLLDTLERELWA encoded by the coding sequence ATGAATCCGTCCCGGCTGCGCCAGTTGTTCGCCCGAACCCTCCGCGTCACCCTCGCCGCGCCACTGGTCCTCACGGGGTGCGGCATCGTCGATCCGGTCCTCACCCCGCCGCCCACCCAGCAGCCCCCCGTCGAGCCCGTGCCCGAGGAAGGCCCGGGCGAGGATCTGACGGGCTACAGCACGTTCGAGTGCGACAAGGGTCGGCCGGCGGTGCGGGGCTTGATGCCGCCCACGCGTCCGGACGTCGTGGAGCTGCGCGGGGAGACCTCCGCGCCCGGCGCGCCGCCTCCGTCGGAGACGCGCCCCGTGGTGTCCTCCGAGGGGACCGCCTGCGAGACGGCCACGGATTCCCAGACGTGTCAGTCGGCGTTCGCGGCCCTCAAGGGCCAGCCGGGCTTCCATCGCAGGTGCGAGGCGCTGTGCGGCTCCTACTTCCTCGCCACGACGCTGGGCGACACCGTGACGGCCTACACGAGCCTGGAGGGCCTCAAGAGCTTCCTCGGGCGCATCGACACGCCCCAGGAGGCGGTGCTGGTCGCCTTCGGCCAGGGCCTGGAGCCGTGGTGTGACGGGACGCTGAGCCACGGCGCGGTGCGGCCCAACCCGGATGGCACCTACAACGTCGTCGGCACCGCGGGCAGCACCTGCGGGCCGGGCACCCAGCTGGATCAGATCGTGGTGGCCGTCACGCCCACGGGCGAGGTCTCCGAGCTCAAGCGCACCCTGCTGCAGAAGGGCGATCCCAACTGCGCCGTGGGCCGGCGGCCCGAGGGCCTGCATGCCGCGGCGGACGTGGTGTGTGACAGCGCCCTGGGGCGCTACTTCGCCCAGGCCGCGCACCTGGAGGCCGCCTCCATCCAGGCCTTCCTGCGGCTGCACGAGGAGCTGGCCCGGCACGGCGCGGACGAGGACTTGCGCGACGCGGCCCTGGCGAGCGCCATGGACGAGGTGATGCACACCGATGTGAGCACCCGGCTCGCGCGCCGCTTCGGCGCCACGCCGCCCCCGCCGCGCGTGGAGACGCCGGTCGCGCGCGGCCTGTTCGAGCTGGCACTGGAGAACGTGGTGGAGGGCTGCACGCGCGAGACCTACGGCGCGCTGGTGGCGCACTACCAGGCGCTGCACGCCCGGGACGAGGAGGTGCGCGGCGTGATGACGCGCATCGCCGAGGACGAGACCCGGCACGCCGAGCTGTCCTGGGCCATCGACCGCTGGGCCCACGAGCGGCTGACGGACGCGGAGCGCGCCCTGCTGCGCGACGCGCGGCGTCAGGCCGTGGAGACCCTGCGCGAGGAGCTCGCCGCGCCGCTGGACGAGGCGCTGCTCACCCAGGCCGGCATGCCCCCGCCCGAGGTGGCCGCGTCCCTGTTGGACACGCTCGAGCGGGAGCTGTGGGCCTGA
- a CDS encoding AAA domain-containing protein: MKALHFAALVPERAAPAVQAQAYEALRPFVSYVGAAIDAARARQVRHRVSWRVVPEPEHIRLRALDSLLELESVPLLYRVEEWPEEAPPDATRPLVVVNRARLVTVLSVVASPEGPLVTLEEPVLPEDRVFWDDTPCRLVATRASTLPERLFDAERRPLTLRRQFTRGERRWLVLEGRVDALFDARGQPVAAHPREAFTELTRLEDAAGLPVPWSGDAELELARLPAEGPLLGDQGVRFAWAPVRGRERKRPGTWIQLLASEDVERDASVDPRAAFCEEGVSEVRVEGVRDARASFRVRGFQRDSYQLLLERLPPEGSVLQLPVDLKNLRRQMDALQSLRQAPLPHHRGLVRLLEDPRLSRWDTVTPAPVSNWFVLQKEHASGTLQQREFVAKALATPDFAFLEGPPGSGKTHAICELILQFVARGRRVLLCSTTHVAVDNVLERLVGHFPQVEALRIGKAERVDPRVRGRQIDARIAELVARWRDQPGFEGLGDEALERMAQGVVLDSANLTCGTTLGILAHPALRDEAQSRSKPPRFDVLILDETSKTTFQEMLVPALSAERWIVVGDVRQLPPFTDREDLEAALRDVAPGERRADRFMPAHQRACLLLHRLTRPSLQGKAVRWLLPEESEVLEFLARELASRAGDPALSGLEVVRIVSRVPAPPSVLYTEVSVEQLRRGAPEALRVLGARWVLVEPALLGQVERWLPPDPCWTREELRSRQVLAPYRGAHWRRARNALPLPVRERGQELSTLEAVEANEAAFLKEKDWAVEVGWRLVRVHELSPARSRKPQRELEALLPRAAPEAGWVPDAVAAVLDIGLRSALEVLQRGSGTGRVRRPSTLAAGLPLPVWASRAVRLDHQHRMHPSLSSFPRKSFYAEQALKDANTLEGREERVGWSYGKALAARRMWCHVEGRETRGVNREEVRMLRQQLEAFLAWARKNPRREGRWEVACLAFYVRQELALRDMLREVTGQSRETRFELPGVELTSGTVDRFQGREADVVLLSLRNTHREGFLDSPNRLNVALTRARHLLVVVGTRGFFLKSDVEELKTLAQDTPLLVSERQDGRPS; encoded by the coding sequence ATGAAGGCGCTCCACTTCGCCGCGCTCGTGCCGGAGCGGGCCGCGCCCGCGGTCCAGGCCCAGGCGTACGAGGCCCTGCGGCCCTTCGTCTCCTATGTCGGGGCGGCCATCGACGCCGCCCGCGCCCGACAGGTGCGCCACCGGGTGTCCTGGCGGGTCGTTCCAGAGCCCGAGCACATCCGGCTGCGGGCCCTGGACAGTCTGCTGGAGCTCGAGTCCGTCCCGCTGCTCTACCGGGTGGAGGAGTGGCCCGAGGAGGCCCCGCCCGACGCCACCAGGCCCCTCGTCGTGGTCAATCGCGCGCGGCTCGTGACGGTGCTGTCGGTGGTGGCCTCGCCCGAGGGCCCGCTCGTCACGTTGGAGGAGCCCGTGCTGCCCGAGGACCGGGTGTTCTGGGACGACACGCCGTGCCGGCTGGTGGCCACGCGCGCGTCCACGCTCCCCGAGCGGTTGTTCGACGCGGAGCGCCGACCCCTCACGCTCCGGCGCCAGTTCACGCGGGGGGAGCGGCGGTGGCTCGTGCTGGAAGGGCGCGTGGACGCGCTGTTCGATGCGCGGGGCCAGCCCGTGGCCGCGCATCCGCGCGAGGCCTTCACGGAGCTGACCCGGCTGGAGGATGCCGCGGGCCTGCCGGTGCCCTGGTCCGGTGATGCCGAGCTGGAGCTGGCCCGGCTGCCCGCCGAGGGCCCCCTGCTCGGAGACCAGGGCGTGCGCTTCGCGTGGGCGCCCGTCCGGGGCCGGGAGCGCAAGCGGCCGGGCACGTGGATCCAGCTGCTCGCCTCGGAGGACGTGGAGCGTGATGCCTCGGTGGATCCGCGCGCGGCCTTCTGCGAGGAGGGGGTCTCCGAGGTGCGGGTCGAGGGCGTACGGGACGCGCGCGCGTCGTTCCGGGTGCGCGGCTTCCAGCGCGACAGCTACCAGCTGCTGCTCGAGCGGCTGCCGCCCGAGGGCAGCGTGCTGCAACTGCCCGTGGACTTGAAGAACCTGCGTCGGCAGATGGACGCGCTCCAGTCCCTGCGCCAGGCGCCCCTGCCGCACCACCGCGGGCTGGTGCGCCTGCTGGAGGATCCCCGGCTGTCGCGCTGGGACACCGTCACGCCCGCGCCCGTCTCGAACTGGTTCGTCCTCCAGAAGGAACACGCCAGCGGCACCCTCCAGCAGCGCGAGTTCGTGGCCAAGGCGCTCGCCACGCCGGACTTCGCCTTCCTCGAGGGGCCTCCGGGCTCGGGCAAGACGCACGCCATCTGCGAGCTCATCCTCCAGTTCGTGGCGCGCGGGCGGCGGGTGCTCCTGTGCTCCACCACGCACGTGGCGGTGGACAACGTGCTGGAGCGGCTCGTGGGTCACTTCCCCCAGGTCGAGGCGCTGCGGATTGGCAAGGCGGAGCGGGTGGACCCCCGGGTGCGCGGACGGCAGATCGACGCGCGCATCGCCGAGCTGGTGGCGCGCTGGCGCGATCAGCCCGGCTTCGAGGGACTCGGGGACGAGGCGCTCGAGCGCATGGCCCAGGGCGTGGTGCTGGACTCGGCCAACCTCACCTGCGGCACCACCCTGGGCATCCTCGCGCACCCCGCGCTGCGTGACGAGGCGCAGTCGCGCTCCAAGCCCCCGCGCTTCGACGTGCTCATCCTCGACGAGACGAGCAAGACGACCTTCCAGGAGATGCTCGTCCCGGCGCTCTCCGCCGAGCGCTGGATCGTCGTGGGGGACGTGCGCCAGCTGCCGCCCTTCACCGACCGGGAGGACCTGGAGGCGGCGCTCCGGGACGTCGCCCCGGGGGAGCGCCGCGCGGACCGGTTCATGCCCGCCCACCAGCGCGCGTGCCTGCTGCTGCATCGGCTGACGCGGCCCTCGCTCCAAGGCAAGGCCGTGCGCTGGCTCCTGCCGGAGGAGTCCGAGGTCCTCGAGTTCCTGGCGCGCGAGCTCGCCTCCCGCGCGGGAGACCCGGCGCTTTCGGGCCTGGAGGTGGTGCGCATCGTCTCGCGGGTGCCCGCGCCGCCCTCCGTCCTGTACACCGAGGTCTCCGTGGAGCAGCTGCGCCGGGGCGCTCCCGAGGCCCTGCGGGTGCTGGGGGCGCGCTGGGTGCTCGTCGAGCCCGCGCTCCTGGGCCAGGTCGAGCGGTGGCTGCCCCCGGACCCGTGCTGGACGCGGGAGGAGCTCAGGTCGAGGCAGGTGCTCGCGCCATACCGGGGCGCGCACTGGCGGCGGGCACGCAACGCGCTGCCGCTCCCCGTGCGGGAGCGGGGCCAGGAGCTGTCCACCCTGGAGGCGGTGGAGGCGAACGAGGCCGCCTTCTTGAAGGAGAAGGACTGGGCGGTCGAGGTGGGCTGGCGCCTGGTGCGGGTCCACGAGCTGAGCCCGGCGCGCTCCCGCAAGCCCCAGCGGGAGTTGGAAGCGCTGCTGCCCCGGGCGGCGCCCGAGGCGGGCTGGGTGCCAGACGCCGTCGCGGCGGTGCTGGACATCGGTCTGCGCAGCGCCCTCGAGGTGCTGCAGCGAGGCTCCGGCACGGGTCGGGTGCGTCGGCCGAGCACCCTGGCCGCCGGACTGCCGCTCCCGGTCTGGGCGTCCCGGGCCGTGCGGCTCGACCACCAGCACCGCATGCACCCGAGCCTGTCCTCCTTCCCACGCAAGAGCTTCTACGCGGAGCAGGCCCTGAAGGACGCCAACACGCTGGAGGGACGGGAGGAGCGGGTGGGGTGGAGCTACGGGAAGGCACTGGCCGCGCGGCGGATGTGGTGCCACGTGGAGGGCCGGGAGACGCGGGGGGTGAACCGCGAGGAGGTGCGCATGCTGCGCCAGCAGCTCGAGGCCTTCCTCGCCTGGGCCCGGAAGAACCCCCGCCGGGAGGGCCGCTGGGAGGTGGCGTGCCTCGCCTTCTACGTCCGGCAGGAGCTGGCCCTCCGGGACATGCTGCGCGAGGTGACGGGCCAGTCCCGGGAGACGCGCTTCGAGCTGCCGGGCGTGGAGCTGACCTCGGGGACCGTGGACCGCTTCCAGGGCCGGGAGGCGGACGTGGTGCTGCTGTCCCTGCGCAACACCCACCGCGAGGGCTTCCTGGACAGTCCCAACCGGCTCAACGTCGCGCTCACGCGCGCCCGACACCTCCTGGTGGTGGTGGGCACGCGCGGCTTCTTCCTCAAGAGCGACGTGGAGGAGCTGAAGACGCTCGCCCAGGACACCCCGCTCCTCGTGTCCGAGCGACAGGACGGGAGGCCCTCATGA